TGATCATCATCCAATGGGCTATCGGTCTATCGCAGTTCTACCTTGGCGTACCACGCTGGACCGTGCCATTACACATCGCTATGTCCGGTGTCGTCGTCGCGTTTAGCGCATTCCTCTTCGCGCACGGCGTTCGTCGACAAGCGCCCAGCGCCGAGGCCAGTAGAGAATCAATTTCTGCTTAAACAGAGAAGTAATTCTGTAGCCTGGAAGTATGAAAGCTATCCAGATCACTAAAACAGGTGGGCCCGAGGTACTCACTTACACTGACGTACCTGAGCCAGTTCCCAATGCCGACCAGGTCCTCGTTGAGGTCACCGTGGCCGGCATTAACTATATCGACACCTACTACCGCGAGGGCATCTACCATTACGAGCTGCCTTTTATCCCGGGCCAAGAGGGCTGCGGTCGCGTCATTGAGGATCCGAAAGGCGAGATCGCGGAAGGAACCGTGGTGGCGTGGACTGGTACGGCAGGATCATACGCAGAGATTGCTGCTGTCCCGCGCAATCGCCTAGTCGCTGTGCCGGAGGGAATTTCTCATGACGTTGCAGCGTCGATGCTGCTCCAGGGAATGACCGCGCACTATTTAATCCACGGTGTCAGAGACACTCAAGAAGGCGACTCAATTCTGCTGACCGCTGGAGCAGGTGGCGTCGGCCTATTAGCGACACAAATGGCACGTACTGCAGGCGCGACGGTCTATTCAGTGGTCTCCTCCGACGAGAAAGAGAAGCTGGCTTACGAAGCAGGTGCCACTGAAGTATTTCGCTACAGCGACAACTTGGCTGAGATCGTGCGTCGCCGCAACGGCGGCCGTGGTGTCGACGTTGTGTATGACGGCGTAGGTAAGGAAACTTTCGGTGAGTCGCTGGAAGCTGTCCGCCCGCGCGGTCTCGTGTGTCTCTTTGGAGCTGCGTCCGGCCCTGTAGACCCCATCGACCCGCAGATTCTGAATACTCACGGTTCAATCTTTCTCACTCGCCCGTCGCTAGGCGCGTATACCGCGACAG
The Corynebacterium breve genome window above contains:
- a CDS encoding quinone oxidoreductase family protein yields the protein MKAIQITKTGGPEVLTYTDVPEPVPNADQVLVEVTVAGINYIDTYYREGIYHYELPFIPGQEGCGRVIEDPKGEIAEGTVVAWTGTAGSYAEIAAVPRNRLVAVPEGISHDVAASMLLQGMTAHYLIHGVRDTQEGDSILLTAGAGGVGLLATQMARTAGATVYSVVSSDEKEKLAYEAGATEVFRYSDNLAEIVRRRNGGRGVDVVYDGVGKETFGESLEAVRPRGLVCLFGAASGPVDPIDPQILNTHGSIFLTRPSLGAYTATDDEFRMRAQAVTRAIEEGSLNFRVGAHYALADARKAHEDLQSRKTTGSIVLRIQD